A window of the Helianthus annuus cultivar XRQ/B chromosome 4, HanXRQr2.0-SUNRISE, whole genome shotgun sequence genome harbors these coding sequences:
- the LOC110935562 gene encoding TMV resistance protein N-like has translation MACSSSSSHSAPVSSSRSCKYDVFLSFRGEDTRKTFVDHLYSALTQHLIRVYKDDETLPRGVSINQSLFEAIEESRIAVIVFSKNYADSSWCLEELAHIMKCKDERELIVLPIFYDVEPTEVRNQKGKFGKAFAKQKAKNVTRAEIWRKAFVDVSNIAGWEPKNIANG, from the coding sequence ATGGCAtgttcatcatcttcttctcacTCTGCACCCGTCTCTTCTTCTCGTTCGTGTAAATATGATGTATTTCTTAGTTTTAGAGGAGAAGATACCCGCAAGACATTTGTTGATCATCTATATTCTGCTCTTACACAACACCTTATCCGTGTTTACAAGGACGATGAAACACTTCCACGAGGTGTATCCATCAATCAATCCCTCTTCGAGGCTATTGAAGAATCACGAATTGCTGTCATAGTATTCTCCAAAAACTATGCAGATTCTTCATGGTGTTTGGAAGAACTTGCACATATTATGAAATGTAAGGATGAGAGAGAGCTTATTGTTTTACCCATATTTTATGATGTGGAACCCACAGAAGTGAGAAATCAGAAAGGGAAATTTGGAAAAGCATTTGCCAAACAAAAGGCGAAGAACGTCACCAGAGCTGAAATATGGAGAAAAGCATTTGTTGATGTGAGTAACATCGCTGGATGGGAGCCAAAGAACATTGCTAACGGGTAA